A region of Faecalibacterium taiwanense DNA encodes the following proteins:
- the rpmD gene encoding 50S ribosomal protein L30: protein MADKMLKIELKKSLIGRGAKQIATAEALGLKKPGDVTVQPDNAATQGKIAKIGFMLSVTEA, encoded by the coding sequence ATGGCAGATAAGATGCTCAAGATCGAGCTGAAGAAGAGCCTGATTGGCCGCGGCGCTAAGCAGATCGCTACCGCTGAGGCTCTGGGCCTGAAGAAGCCGGGCGACGTTACCGTTCAGCCTGACAATGCCGCTACGCAGGGCAAGATCGCAAAGATCGGCTTTATGCTCAGCGTCACCGAAGCCTAA
- the rpsE gene encoding 30S ribosomal protein S5, with product MAMRNREDDGMITKVVSINRVSKTVKGGRIMKFAALVVVGDGKGTIGYGIGKSGEVPEAIRKGEAAAKKNMHKVALKGTTIPHEIVGKYGAGAVLLKPAAPGTGMIAGGPVRAVIEAAGIKDIRAKSMRSNNPINVVSATFAGLCGLVSAESVAEKRGKTVKEILG from the coding sequence ATGGCTATGAGAAACCGTGAAGACGACGGCATGATCACCAAGGTTGTCTCCATCAACCGCGTTTCCAAGACTGTCAAGGGCGGCCGCATCATGAAGTTTGCCGCTCTGGTTGTCGTGGGCGACGGCAAGGGCACCATCGGTTACGGCATCGGCAAGTCCGGCGAAGTGCCTGAGGCAATCCGCAAGGGCGAAGCTGCTGCTAAGAAGAACATGCACAAGGTTGCCCTGAAGGGCACCACCATCCCCCACGAGATCGTCGGCAAGTACGGCGCAGGCGCCGTTCTGCTCAAGCCGGCTGCACCTGGTACCGGTATGATCGCCGGCGGCCCTGTGCGTGCCGTCATTGAGGCTGCTGGCATCAAGGACATCCGTGCGAAGTCTATGCGTTCCAACAACCCCATCAACGTTGTTTCTGCTACCTTCGCAGGTCTGTGCGGCCTGGTCAGCGCTGAGTCTGTCGCTGAGAAGCGCGGCAAGACCGTGAAAGAAATTCTGGGTTAA
- the rplR gene encoding 50S ribosomal protein L18: MVKQIDKNEARLRRHRRVRNKISGTAARPRLDVFRSAKHIYAQIIDDEQGVTLVSASTMDKDFNGNGGNVEAAAEIGKKIAAKALEKGITEVVFDRGGYVYHGRVKALADGAREGGLKL, translated from the coding sequence ATGGTTAAGCAGATCGACAAGAACGAAGCTCGTCTTCGTCGTCATCGCCGCGTTCGTAACAAGATCAGCGGCACCGCAGCACGTCCTCGCCTGGATGTTTTCCGCTCCGCCAAGCACATTTACGCTCAGATCATCGATGATGAGCAGGGCGTGACTCTGGTGTCGGCTTCTACTATGGACAAGGACTTCAACGGCAACGGCGGCAACGTCGAGGCCGCTGCTGAGATCGGCAAGAAGATCGCAGCAAAGGCTCTGGAAAAGGGCATCACCGAGGTCGTGTTCGACCGTGGTGGCTACGTTTATCATGGCCGTGTTAAGGCCCTGGCTGATGGCGCCCGTGAGGGCGGCCTGAAGCTGTAA
- the rplF gene encoding 50S ribosomal protein L6 has translation MSRIGRKPIVIPAGVTVTVDEAAHHVAVKGPKGSLNSNYHPLMTVKVEGNEVLVTRPNDEPQARSLHGLTRTNIANMVNGVVNGYEKKLEIVGVGLRCQKQGSNLVMNLGFSHQVNIPDTEDCTIVWQDPNHFTVTGIDKQKVGQYAAEIRAKKPPEPYKGKGIRYEGEVVKHKEGKAGKGKK, from the coding sequence ATGTCGAGAATTGGAAGAAAACCCATCGTCATTCCTGCCGGCGTTACTGTCACTGTCGATGAGGCAGCACATCACGTCGCCGTCAAGGGCCCCAAGGGCAGCCTGAATTCCAACTATCATCCCCTGATGACCGTCAAGGTCGAGGGCAATGAAGTTCTGGTTACCCGCCCCAATGACGAACCCCAGGCCCGCAGCCTGCACGGCCTGACCCGTACCAACATCGCCAACATGGTGAACGGTGTTGTGAACGGCTACGAGAAGAAGCTGGAGATCGTGGGCGTTGGTCTGCGCTGCCAGAAGCAGGGCTCCAACCTGGTCATGAACCTGGGCTTCTCTCATCAGGTGAACATTCCTGATACTGAGGACTGCACCATCGTGTGGCAGGATCCCAACCACTTCACCGTTACCGGTATTGACAAGCAGAAGGTCGGCCAGTATGCTGCCGAGATCCGCGCCAAGAAGCCGCCCGAGCCTTACAAGGGCAAGGGCATCCGCTACGAGGGCGAGGTTGTCAAGCACAAAGAAGGCAAGGCCGGCAAGGGCAAGAAATAA
- the rpsH gene encoding 30S ribosomal protein S8: MQITDPIADLLTRIRNASTAKHPSVEIPASNMKKAICQILVDEGYIKGMQVKNDTVQGTIVVTLKYQANGEPVIAGLRRVSKPGLRIYTNCEDMPKVMKGLGTAIISTSKGIMTDKAARAAHVGGEVLAYVW, from the coding sequence ATGCAGATTACTGATCCTATCGCGGACCTGCTGACTCGCATCCGCAACGCTAGCACTGCCAAACACCCTTCTGTGGAGATCCCCGCTTCCAACATGAAGAAGGCTATCTGCCAGATTCTGGTTGACGAGGGCTACATCAAGGGCATGCAGGTCAAGAACGACACCGTTCAGGGCACCATCGTTGTCACCCTGAAGTATCAGGCTAACGGCGAGCCCGTTATCGCTGGTCTGCGCCGCGTGTCCAAGCCCGGCCTGCGCATCTACACCAACTGCGAGGATATGCCCAAGGTCATGAAGGGCCTGGGCACCGCAATCATTTCCACCTCTAAGGGCATCATGACTGATAAGGCTGCACGTGCTGCACACGTCGGCGGCGAAGTCCTGGCCTACGTGTGGTAA
- a CDS encoding type Z 30S ribosomal protein S14, with the protein MAKLSMKLKQSRPAKFSTRAYTRCRICGRPHSVLRKYGVCRVCFRELAYKGEIPGVKKASW; encoded by the coding sequence ATGGCTAAACTGTCTATGAAGCTGAAGCAGTCTCGTCCTGCTAAGTTCTCTACCCGTGCATACACCCGCTGCCGCATCTGCGGCCGTCCCCACTCCGTGCTGCGCAAGTACGGTGTGTGCCGTGTGTGCTTCCGTGAGCTGGCCTACAAGGGCGAGATCCCGGGCGTGAAGAAGGCTTCCTGGTAA
- the rplE gene encoding 50S ribosomal protein L5, which yields MARLKEQYVNEIAPALNSKFGYKSVMQIPKLDKVVINVACGEAKDNEKILEAVMKDLGQITGQKAVVCRAKKSVANFKLRQGTPIGCKVTLRGERMYEFVDRFFNIALPRVRDFRGINGNGFDGRGNFACGIKEQIIFPEIDFEKVDAVRGMDVCFVTTAKTDEEGKELLKALGAPFAENN from the coding sequence ATGGCTCGTTTGAAAGAACAGTATGTCAATGAAATTGCTCCTGCTCTGAACTCCAAGTTCGGTTACAAGAGCGTTATGCAGATCCCCAAGCTGGACAAGGTCGTCATCAACGTTGCCTGCGGCGAAGCCAAGGACAACGAGAAGATCCTGGAAGCTGTCATGAAGGATCTGGGCCAGATCACTGGCCAGAAGGCAGTTGTGTGCCGTGCCAAGAAGAGCGTTGCTAACTTCAAGCTGCGCCAGGGCACTCCCATCGGCTGCAAGGTCACCCTGCGCGGTGAGCGTATGTATGAGTTCGTCGATCGCTTCTTCAACATCGCACTGCCCCGTGTCCGCGACTTCCGCGGCATCAACGGCAACGGTTTTGACGGCCGCGGCAACTTTGCATGCGGCATCAAGGAGCAGATCATCTTCCCCGAGATCGACTTCGAGAAGGTCGATGCAGTCCGCGGCATGGATGTCTGCTTTGTCACCACTGCCAAGACTGACGAAGAGGGCAAGGAGCTGCTGAAGGCTCTGGGCGCTCCGTTCGCAGAGAACAACTAA
- the rplX gene encoding 50S ribosomal protein L24, translating to MNNLHVKTGDNVMIISGKDKGHTGKVLQVSPSENKVIVEGQNMVTKHVKPRRQGEQGGIVKAEGAMYASKVMPICPKCGKAVRVGHVEKDGKMVRVCKKCGAEL from the coding sequence ATGAATAATCTTCATGTTAAAACCGGCGACAACGTTATGATCATCAGCGGCAAGGACAAGGGCCACACTGGTAAGGTCCTGCAGGTCAGCCCCTCTGAGAACAAGGTCATCGTTGAGGGCCAGAACATGGTTACCAAGCACGTCAAGCCTCGTCGTCAGGGCGAGCAGGGCGGCATCGTCAAGGCTGAGGGTGCTATGTACGCATCCAAGGTCATGCCCATCTGCCCCAAGTGCGGCAAGGCCGTGCGTGTGGGCCACGTCGAGAAGGACGGCAAGATGGTTCGCGTCTGCAAGAAGTGCGGCGCTGAGCTGTAA
- the rplN gene encoding 50S ribosomal protein L14, with protein MVQMQTYLKVADNTGAKELMCFRVLGGTRKRYANIGDVVVCSVKKAAPGGSVKKGDVVKAVIVRSKHGVRRDDGSYIRFDENAAVIVMADKSPKGTRIFGPVARELRDAGYTKILSLAPESL; from the coding sequence ATGGTTCAGATGCAAACTTATCTCAAAGTTGCCGACAACACCGGTGCCAAGGAGCTGATGTGCTTCCGCGTGCTGGGCGGCACCCGCAAGAGATACGCAAACATTGGTGACGTCGTGGTCTGCTCTGTCAAGAAGGCAGCCCCCGGCGGCTCCGTTAAGAAGGGCGACGTCGTCAAGGCTGTCATCGTGCGCAGCAAGCATGGCGTCCGCCGCGACGACGGCTCCTACATCCGTTTCGATGAGAACGCCGCCGTTATCGTTATGGCCGACAAGAGCCCCAAGGGTACCCGTATCTTTGGACCCGTTGCTCGCGAGCTGCGTGATGCCGGCTACACCAAGATCCTGAGCCTGGCTCCGGAATCGCTGTAA
- the rpsQ gene encoding 30S ribosomal protein S17 has protein sequence MEERNLRKTRVGVVVSDKMDKTIVVAVKDSVQHPLYKKILKRTAKFKARDEQNECGIGDRVEIMECRPLSKDVRWRLVRIVEKAK, from the coding sequence ATGGAAGAACGTAATCTGAGAAAGACCCGCGTCGGCGTCGTCGTGTCCGACAAGATGGATAAGACCATCGTGGTTGCCGTTAAGGATAGCGTGCAGCACCCCCTGTACAAGAAGATCCTGAAGCGTACCGCCAAGTTCAAGGCTCGTGATGAGCAGAACGAGTGCGGCATCGGTGACCGTGTTGAGATCATGGAGTGCCGCCCCCTGTCCAAGGATGTGCGCTGGCGCCTGGTCCGTATCGTTGAGAAGGCAAAGTAA
- the rpmC gene encoding 50S ribosomal protein L29 → MKANELREMQTAELTSKLADLKAELFNLRFQHAINQLENPGRIEAVKKDIARVMTVLAEKQ, encoded by the coding sequence ATGAAGGCTAATGAACTCCGCGAAATGCAGACCGCAGAGCTGACCAGCAAGCTGGCAGACCTGAAGGCCGAGCTGTTTAACCTGCGCTTCCAGCATGCCATCAACCAGCTGGAGAACCCCGGCCGCATCGAAGCAGTCAAGAAGGACATCGCCCGCGTGATGACCGTTCTGGCTGAGAAGCAGTAA
- the rplP gene encoding 50S ribosomal protein L16: MLLPKRVKYRRVQRGRMTGKATRGNVVCQGQYGLVALEPAWISSTQIEAARVAMTRYIKRGGKVWIKIFPDKPVTEKPAETRMGSGKGSPEYWVAVVKPGRVLFELADVDEATAREALRLAMHKLPIKCKFVVREDSVKEDGTNEG, from the coding sequence ATGTTACTGCCTAAGCGTGTTAAGTACCGCCGCGTCCAGCGCGGCCGCATGACCGGCAAGGCTACCCGCGGCAACGTGGTGTGCCAGGGCCAGTACGGCCTTGTTGCTCTGGAGCCGGCATGGATCTCTTCCACCCAGATCGAGGCTGCTCGTGTTGCCATGACTCGTTACATCAAGCGTGGCGGCAAGGTGTGGATCAAGATCTTCCCCGATAAGCCCGTGACTGAAAAGCCCGCTGAGACCCGCATGGGTTCCGGTAAAGGCTCTCCCGAATACTGGGTCGCTGTTGTGAAGCCCGGCCGCGTTCTGTTCGAGCTGGCAGATGTCGATGAGGCAACTGCTCGTGAGGCACTGCGCCTGGCTATGCACAAGCTGCCCATCAAGTGCAAATTTGTTGTCCGTGAGGACTCCGTGAAGGAGGATGGCACCAATGAAGGCTAA